In Paraburkholderia terrae, the DNA window GGGGCGTGTACTACACGGCTGCGATCCAGCAGGTGCTGGACGGCAAGTGGAAGAACGATCCCGTGTGGTGGGGCATTCCGCAGAAGGCTGTCAATCTCGAAGACATGAACACGTCGGCCATTCCGGCCAACGCGATGAAGGATGTCGACGCGAAGCGCACGCAACTGGCAAGCGGCAAGTGGGATGTGTTCACAGGCCCGATCAAGGATCAGACGGGTGCGGTGAAGGTGCCGGCTGGCAAGACGCTTGCCGATCCTGAACTGCAGCGTTTGAACTGGTATGTTGAAGGCGTGGACGGTTCGCTGCCGAAGTGATGCACTGCATTGAAATGCGTGCGGCACGCGGGGTTCACGCGGGATTGGATTTCCGCGGTTGAAGCGTAGTGCATGCGTTTGCGCGTCATGCGCAAACGCCAAAAGCTGCATTCGGTGTCGTGCCGGATGCAGCTTTTTACATGCTTGCGCGGATCGCGCCGCCTGCGGGCCGCATGCGTCATGCAACTCGCTGCACGCGATGCCGCTCGCCTCAATCGTCGATGCGCAATCCGACCTTCAGCGTTACCTGCCAGTGCGACACCTTGTTGTCTTCGATGTGACCGCGCGTTTCGATGACCTGGAACCAGTGCAGATTGCGTAGTGTTTTGCTGGCTTTTTCGATCGCGCAGCGGATCGCGTCATCGCTGGACTTCGTTGACGAACCTGTTAGCTCGATCTGCTTGTACACGTGGTCGCTCATGATTCACCTCCTGATGGTCCAAAAAGTATAGGCAATGGCGGTTGCGTGACGAACTCGAATGCATGCCGCACATCGCGTGCCCGGCATGCTGCAACGCGATGCGGCCGGTATGATGAACGGTTCGCATGCCGTCGGTTGGCGGCGGATGCAATCCGTTGCGTGCAGTGCATCAAATGGAGGAGAGAGAAGTGGAGATCGGTTTTTGCGGACCGGGCTTGATGGGTGCGCCGATGATTCGGCATCTGCTGGGTGCAGGCCATGCAGTGCATGTGTGGAACCGTACGCCGGCGAAGGCGGAGGCACTGGTGCCGGACGGCGCGACGGTCGCGTCGACACCCGCCGGACTCGTCGGCCGGGCTGAAGCAATTTTCCTGTGCGTGCTGGACGCGGCGGCTGTCGAAGAAGTCGTGTTCGGCGCGAACGGCATCGTGCCCGGCGTGCTTGAGGCGAAAGGCAACAGCCACGTGCGCTGGATTGTCGACCACGGCAGCATCCCGCCGTCGGCGACCCGCGCGTTCGCCGCACGGGCGGCGAACGCGAACATCGGCTGGATCGACGCCCCCGTGTCGGGCGGCGTGGCGGGTGCGATCGCCGGAACGCTCGCCGTGATGGCGGGCGGCGAGGCCGCCGATGTTGCCGCCGTCACACCCGTGATCGGGGCCTATGCGGCTCGCGTCACACACATGGGCGCGGCGGGCGCGGGACAAACCACCAAGCTGTGCAATCAGGCGATCGTGACGTCGACGGTGGCGGCCATCGCCGAGGCCGTCAGCCTCGCGCAGCGCAGCGGCATCGACGCCGCACGGTTGACGCAGGCGCTCGCTGGCGGCTGGGCCGACTCGGTGCTGCTGCAGACCTTCGTGCCGCGCATGACGCAGTCAGGTCAGCCGCCGATCGGCGCGTTGAGCACGTTCCAGAAAGATGTGGACACGATTGCAGCCGCGGCTTACGAGACGGGCACTCCAATGCCGGTTTCGGGCACGGTGCAGCAGTTGCTGCGTCTCGGTGCAGCCATGGGACTGGCGGATGCCGATTTGTCCGGTTTCATCGACGTGTTGCAGACGCCACGTAAAAAAGGGTAGCAGGGCGCTGGCGGTGGTCCGGAGCGCGGCGCGCATGACGCGATAACCTGCTAAAATACTAGGTTTTTCGCCGATCTATCATTCAAAGGGACGCGCCGTGCTGTCTACTGCCAACATCACCATGCAATTCGGGCCGAAGCCCCTGTTCGAGAACATCTCGGTCAAATTCGGCGGAGGCAACCGCTACGGCCTGATCGGCGCGAACGGTTGCGGCAAGTCCACGTTCATGAAGATCCTGGGCAGCGATCTCGAGCAGAGTGCCGGCAATGTGATGCTCGAGCCGAACGTTCGTCTCGGTAAGCTGCGTCAGGACCAGTTCGCGTACGAAGACGTGCGCGTGCTCGACGTCGTGATGATGGGCCACACGGAAATGTGGGGGGCGATGACCGAGCGCGACGCAATCTACGCGAACCCGGAAGCCACCGACGACGACTACATGCACGCGGCCGAACTGGAAGCGAAGTTCGCCGAGTACGACGGCTACACGGCCGAAGCGCGCGCGGGCGAACTGCTGCTCGGCATCGGTATCTCGATAGACCTGCACAATGGTCCGATGAGCAACGTCGCGCCGGGCTGGAAACTGCGCGTGCTGCTCGCGCAGGCGCTGTTCTCGAAGCCGGACGTATTGCTGCTCGACGAGCCGACCAACAACCTGGACATCAACTCGATCCGCTGGCTCGAAGACGTGCTGAACGAGTACGACTCGACGATGATCATCATCTCGCACGATCGACACTTCCTGAACCAGGTCTGCACGCACATGGCGGACATGGACTACGGCACGCTGAAGGTCTATCCCGGCAACTACGACGACTACATGCTCGCGAGCACACAGGCGCGCGAGCGTCAGCAAGCCGCGAACGCGAAGGCGAAGGAACGCGTCGCCGACCTGCAGGATTTCGTGCGCCGCTTCTCGGCCAACAAGTCGAAGGCACGCCAGGCGACCAGCCGTCTGAAGATGATCGACAAGATCAAGATCGAGGAGTTCAAGCCGTCGTCGCGTCAGAACCCGTTCATCCGCTTCGAGTACGAGAAGAAACTGCACAATATTGCGGTGGTCGCGGACAGCATCACGAAGAAGTACGACCGCACGATCTTCAGTAACTTCGACCTCAGCGTGCAGCCGGGCGAGCGCATCGCGATCATCGGTGAAAACGGCGCGGGCAAGACGACGCTGCTGCGTTCGCTGCTCGGTAATCTGAGCGTCGACCACGGTTCGATCAAGTGGGCGGAGAACGCGAACGTCGGTTACATGCCGCAGGACACATACGAAGAGTTCCCGAGCGACGTCACGCTGATGGACTGGATCGACCAGTATCGTAAGGAAGGCGATGACGAGCAGATGGTGCGCGGCACGCTCGGCCGCCTGCTCTTTAATGCAGACGACATCAGGAAGTCGGTGAAGGTGCTGTCGGGTGGTGAGAAGGGCCGCATGATCTGGGGCAAGCTGATGCTGGGCCGCCATAACGTGCTGCTGATGGACGAGCCGACCAACCACATGGACATGGAGTCGATCGAATCGCTGCAGATCGCGCTGGACAAGTACGACGGCACGCTGATTTTTGTTTCGCATGACCGTGAATTCGTGAGCGGGTTGGCGAACCGGATCATCGAGGTGAAGACGGATGGCACTCTGACCGACTTCGGCGGCAACTACGAAGACTTCCTTTCGAGCCAGGGCGTGCAGTAAGCGTTAGCGCCGCGGTTTCCATAAAAACCCGCTTCTTACGAAGCGGGTTTTTTATTGCCTGCTGCCATTGCGCTGTGCGCTCGCGCGCCGATTCCTCTTGTCTGCGTCCGGTTGAGTCCTTTCCTCACGAGTAAAATGAACAGACTATCCAGGAGACAGGACACAAGACAATGAAGACCTTCGAGCACTTCTACATCGACGGCAAATGGATCAAGCCGTGCGGCACAGGCACGATCGACGTGATCGACTCGGGTACGGAAGAAGTGATGGGCCGCATTCCCGAGGGCGTCGAAGCTGATGCCGAGGCGGCCATCGCCGCTGCCCGCGCTGCTTTCGACGGTTGGGCCGCGACGCCGCCTAGGGAGCGCGGCGCCTACCTGCAAAAAATTGCAGACAATCTCAAGGCGCGCACCGATGAACTCGCGGGCTACATCTGCGGCGAAGTCGGCATGCCGATCAAGCTCGCACGCGCGATTCAGGTCGGCGGTCCTGTCTACAACTGGAATGCCTATGCGAAGCTCGCGGGTGAATTCCAATTCGAAGAGCAGGTCGGCAATTCGCTCGTCGTGCGGGAGCCCGTCGGCGTCGTCGCCGCGATTACGCCGTGGAACTATCCGCTGAACCAGGTCACGCTGAAGGTGGCAGCCGCACTTGCGGCTGGCTGCACTATCGTGCTCAAGCCGTCGGAAGTGGCGCCGTTGAATGCCTTCGTGCTGGCGGAGGCGATTCATGAAGCTGGGCTGCCCGCCGGCGTGTTCAATCTGGTCAGCGGCTATGGTCCCGTGGTCGGTGAAGTGCTCGCCAGTCACCCATCCGTCGACATGGTGTCGTTCACCGGTTCGACGCGCGCAGGCAAACGCGTATCGGAACTGGCGTCCGCGTCGGTGAAGCGTGTCGCACTGGAACTCGGCGGCAAATCGGCGTCGGTCATTCTCGACGATGCGGATTTCGCTGCGGCGATCAAGGGTACGGTGGGCGCATGCTTTCTGAATTCGGGGCAAACGTGCTCGGCGCACACGCGGATGATCGTGCCCGAATCGCGCTATGACGAAGCGCGCGAACTGGCGAAGAAGGCAGCCGAAGCATTTGTCGCAGGCGATCCTCGTGTCGAGACGACGCGTCTGGGTCCGCTAGCTTCCGCTGCGCAGCAGTCGCGCGTGCAGCACTATATTGCGCGTGGCATCGAAGAAGGCGCGGAACTCGTCACGGGCGGCGCCGGCATGCCGGATGGCATTTCGAAGGGCTTTTTCGTGAAACCGACTGTGTTCGGCCGGGTGCATCCGAAGGCGACGATTGCGCAGGAAGAAATCTTCGGTCCGGTGCTGACCATCCTCACCTACAAGGACGAAGAAGAAGCCGTGCGCATCGCGAATGACTCAGTGTACGGACTCGGCGGCGCCGTATGGGCGGGGAGCGACGAGCGCGCGATGGGCGTTGCGCGGCGTATCCGCACGGGGCAGGTCGATATCAACGGCGGCGCATGGAACATGGCCGCACCGTTCGGCGGCTACAAGCAGTCGGGACATGGCCGCGAGAACGGCGCATACGGGCTCGAAGAGTACCTCGAGTACAAGTCGATGCAATTGAAGGTGAATAAGCCCGCATAGATTTGCATGAGCGCGACGCGGGGCAATTCATGTCGACGCGACGTGTACAACCGATGACGGAGCGCAACGAAAGCGCGTGTCGATAACCGGCACGCGCTTTTTGTTTGACCTCACGCAAGATACTGCATTGGATAGTTGCGACCATCGAGGCTTTTCGTCGAATCCGATCGACGACGGAGGCCTCTGATGTTTCCTTCCTATCCCTTTGCGCCGCTCGTGATTCGCGGGCGATCGCTGTTACCCGTCGTGCAGGGCGGCATGGGCGTCGGCGTGTCCGCGCACCGGCTTGCGGGCAGCGTGGCGCGCGAAGGCGCACTCGGCACGATCGCCAGCATCGATTTGCGCCATCACCACGCCGACCTGCTCGAACGTTGCCGCGCGACCCCCGACCGCGCGACGCTCGAAAACGCGAACCGCGTCGCGCTTACGCGTGAGATCCATGCCGCGCGAACCCTCAGCGAAGGGCGCGGCATGATCGCCATCAACGTGATGAAGGCGGTCAACGCGCATGCGGACTACGTGCGGATTGCCTGCGACCTCGGCGCGGACGCGATCGTCATGGGAGCCGGTCTGCCGCTCGATCTGCCCGACCTGACACAAGGGCGCGATATTGCGTTGATTCCGATTCTGTCCGACAGCCGGGGCGTCGGCGTGGTGCTCAGGAAGTGGATGAAGAAAGGCCGGTTACCTGATGCAATCGTGATCGAGCACCCGGCGCACGCGGGCGGTCATCTCGGCGTGACGAATCTCGACGACATGCACGATGCGCGTTTCGAGTTCACGCGGGTACTGCAGGAAATCGACGAGATCTTTACTTCGCTGCAGATCAGCCGAAGTGAAGTGCCGGTGATCGTTGCTGGCGGTATCAACAGTCATGAAGCGGTGCGTGCTTGTCTCGAAGCCGGCGCGAACGGCGTGCAGATCGGCACGCCGTTCGCCGTGACAGAAGAGGGCGACGCCCATCCGAACTTCAAGCGCGTGCTGGCCGAAGCGACGCCGGACGACATCGTCGAATTCGTCAGCGTGACGGGCTTGCCGGCGCGCGCCGTGAAGACGCCGTGGCTCGAACGCTATCTGCGCAACGAATCGCGCATCCGTACAAAAATCGGCGCACTCAAACGCGCATGCCCGACTGCACTCGAGTGCCTCAGTGCATGCGGTTTGCGCGACGGCATTGAAAAGTTCGGTCACTTCTGTATCGATACGCGTCTTGCGGCTGCACTGCGCGGTGACGTGAACAATGGCCTGTTTTTTCGTGGACGCGAAGCATTGCCGTTCGGCACTGCAATTCGCAGCGTGCGCGATCTTCTTGAACTGCTGCTGACGGGCGTGGCGCGACCGGCTGTCGCAGGGCGTCTTGCGTTTTCGCTGGGTTGACGGGGGTCAAAGAGCGCGTGTAGGGGAACTTCGACAATGTTCTCGCGCACGATGCTTCGCACCTCGCGCAACCACACAAGAAAATCAGGGTAGCTTATGAACAAAAAAATTCGATCGATCGGGGTCGCGCTATGCACAGCCGGGCTGGCGCTGATGACTTCGCACGCATGCGCTGCGGACACCGACACCACTTCAGGCATTCATGCCGGCGACGTGCTAGTGCGCCTGCGTGCCATCAGTATCATGCCGCAGGTGCGTACGAGCGACACGCTGTCCGCGCTGAACGTTGACGTCAACAACGCGATCGTGCCTGAAATCGACTTCACGTACATGATTCGCGACAACATCGGCGTAGAACTGATTCTCGGCACGTCGCGGCATCAACTGACTTCGAATCTCGGCGACCTGGGCGGCGTCAATGTGCTGCCGCCGACGCTTTTGCTGCAGTATCACTTCAATCATCAGGGGCAGGTTCGGCCGTACGTCGGCGCGGGCGTGAACTACACGTACTTCTACAACGACGGCCTGCATGCGGGCGACCAGCAGATTTCGGTCAAGCGCAGCAGTTTTGGTCCGGCACTGCAGATGGGCGTCGACGTACAGTTGACGAAGTCGGTGTTCGCGAACGTCGATGTGAAGAAGGTCTGGATGAAGACGGATGCATCGCTCAATGGCGCATCGCTCGGCACGCTGCATATCGATCCGTTGATCGTCGGTGTCGGCGTCGGGATGAAGTTCTGAGTGCCTCCCGTCTCAACGATCAAGCAATGAAAAACGCCGGCTCGTCATGAGCCGGCGTTCTCGCTTATCGGATCAGTGCATGTGCAGTCAATCGGCGCGTCCGCCCAACAGGCAAATGCATCACAGCTTGTCGAACTTGAACCGCATCGCCGTGCCTTCGCGCTCGATGCGCGTCCATACGGAACGCTTTTCCTCATCGGTCAGAAACACCCAGTTCGCCACTTCCGTCGCCGTGCGGCCACACCCTTTGCAGATTTCGTCGAAAAGCGTCGAGCAGACGCCGATGCAGGGGCTGTCGGGAAGGTCGTGCAGATTCGATGACATCGAGATACCTTGAACGGGGAATGCATGCGGTCCGCTATGGTAAACCAAAAGCGCAGTCGGCTTCCGGCACCCATTTGGCGCTCAGCCGACATGCATTGAACTTCATCGCGCGATGCTATAGCCGATGCGTGCCATCCAGTGCTGACGCTTGTTGTAGTCGAGCAGGTCCTCGCCATAGCCGTTGAAGTAGCCTACCCATAGATAGCCACCCCATGCGCTGCTGCCGAGCAGCTTGGCCAACGGGTAGGTCAATTGCGCGTCGACGCTGCCGTACCAATGTTTTGTGCCCTTGCGCAGCGTCGTCGCGAGTTGCCAGCCGTCGGGGCTCCCGTACTTGATCAGCAGGTCGACATAGCCGCGGTAATCGGCGATGTCCGGGTTGCTGCTCGTGCCGAGATAGAAGTAGACCTTCGGCGACACCTCCAGGTGCGACGAGTTCAGGTCGCCGAATTCCCATGTCGGCCGCACGAACACGGTGTTGAGGCTGCGCGAATCGTCGCCTGCGAGGCCGTTCGATTCATGTCCGATGCCCGCGGCGATGCCCATGCGCGTGAACCATTCCGAGCGCAGTCCCGTGTCGGGGATGTAGTAGAACAGTTGGGGCATGTAGCTCGTGTCGCGGAATGGGCGCGACTCGGCGGACAGATCCCAGATCGACATCTGCGTGTATGCGAAGTACAGGTTGTCGAGGAAACGCTTCGAACGTAGATCGTCGGGCAACAGCAGCCGGTACTTGAAGCTGAGTTGCAGGCGCGCGTTGGTGTCGCCGTTGTGGCCGACGGCAAAGTACATCGGCTCGTAGTACGAGATGCGGGAGAGCGCGGCGCGGCCCGCGCTC includes these proteins:
- a CDS encoding dodecin — translated: MSDHVYKQIELTGSSTKSSDDAIRCAIEKASKTLRNLHWFQVIETRGHIEDNKVSHWQVTLKVGLRIDD
- a CDS encoding NAD(P)-dependent oxidoreductase, whose amino-acid sequence is MEEREVEIGFCGPGLMGAPMIRHLLGAGHAVHVWNRTPAKAEALVPDGATVASTPAGLVGRAEAIFLCVLDAAAVEEVVFGANGIVPGVLEAKGNSHVRWIVDHGSIPPSATRAFAARAANANIGWIDAPVSGGVAGAIAGTLAVMAGGEAADVAAVTPVIGAYAARVTHMGAAGAGQTTKLCNQAIVTSTVAAIAEAVSLAQRSGIDAARLTQALAGGWADSVLLQTFVPRMTQSGQPPIGALSTFQKDVDTIAAAAYETGTPMPVSGTVQQLLRLGAAMGLADADLSGFIDVLQTPRKKG
- a CDS encoding ABC-F family ATPase: MLSTANITMQFGPKPLFENISVKFGGGNRYGLIGANGCGKSTFMKILGSDLEQSAGNVMLEPNVRLGKLRQDQFAYEDVRVLDVVMMGHTEMWGAMTERDAIYANPEATDDDYMHAAELEAKFAEYDGYTAEARAGELLLGIGISIDLHNGPMSNVAPGWKLRVLLAQALFSKPDVLLLDEPTNNLDINSIRWLEDVLNEYDSTMIIISHDRHFLNQVCTHMADMDYGTLKVYPGNYDDYMLASTQARERQQAANAKAKERVADLQDFVRRFSANKSKARQATSRLKMIDKIKIEEFKPSSRQNPFIRFEYEKKLHNIAVVADSITKKYDRTIFSNFDLSVQPGERIAIIGENGAGKTTLLRSLLGNLSVDHGSIKWAENANVGYMPQDTYEEFPSDVTLMDWIDQYRKEGDDEQMVRGTLGRLLFNADDIRKSVKVLSGGEKGRMIWGKLMLGRHNVLLMDEPTNHMDMESIESLQIALDKYDGTLIFVSHDREFVSGLANRIIEVKTDGTLTDFGGNYEDFLSSQGVQ
- a CDS encoding aldehyde dehydrogenase family protein is translated as MKTFEHFYIDGKWIKPCGTGTIDVIDSGTEEVMGRIPEGVEADAEAAIAAARAAFDGWAATPPRERGAYLQKIADNLKARTDELAGYICGEVGMPIKLARAIQVGGPVYNWNAYAKLAGEFQFEEQVGNSLVVREPVGVVAAITPWNYPLNQVTLKVAAALAAGCTIVLKPSEVAPLNAFVLAEAIHEAGLPAGVFNLVSGYGPVVGEVLASHPSVDMVSFTGSTRAGKRVSELASASVKRVALELGGKSASVILDDADFAAAIKGTVGACFLNSGQTCSAHTRMIVPESRYDEARELAKKAAEAFVAGDPRVETTRLGPLASAAQQSRVQHYIARGIEEGAELVTGGAGMPDGISKGFFVKPTVFGRVHPKATIAQEEIFGPVLTILTYKDEEEAVRIANDSVYGLGGAVWAGSDERAMGVARRIRTGQVDINGGAWNMAAPFGGYKQSGHGRENGAYGLEEYLEYKSMQLKVNKPA
- a CDS encoding NAD(P)H-dependent flavin oxidoreductase — encoded protein: MFPSYPFAPLVIRGRSLLPVVQGGMGVGVSAHRLAGSVAREGALGTIASIDLRHHHADLLERCRATPDRATLENANRVALTREIHAARTLSEGRGMIAINVMKAVNAHADYVRIACDLGADAIVMGAGLPLDLPDLTQGRDIALIPILSDSRGVGVVLRKWMKKGRLPDAIVIEHPAHAGGHLGVTNLDDMHDARFEFTRVLQEIDEIFTSLQISRSEVPVIVAGGINSHEAVRACLEAGANGVQIGTPFAVTEEGDAHPNFKRVLAEATPDDIVEFVSVTGLPARAVKTPWLERYLRNESRIRTKIGALKRACPTALECLSACGLRDGIEKFGHFCIDTRLAAALRGDVNNGLFFRGREALPFGTAIRSVRDLLELLLTGVARPAVAGRLAFSLG
- a CDS encoding OmpW/AlkL family protein, whose protein sequence is MNKKIRSIGVALCTAGLALMTSHACAADTDTTSGIHAGDVLVRLRAISIMPQVRTSDTLSALNVDVNNAIVPEIDFTYMIRDNIGVELILGTSRHQLTSNLGDLGGVNVLPPTLLLQYHFNHQGQVRPYVGAGVNYTYFYNDGLHAGDQQISVKRSSFGPALQMGVDVQLTKSVFANVDVKKVWMKTDASLNGASLGTLHIDPLIVGVGVGMKF
- a CDS encoding DUF1289 domain-containing protein; its protein translation is MSSNLHDLPDSPCIGVCSTLFDEICKGCGRTATEVANWVFLTDEEKRSVWTRIEREGTAMRFKFDKL
- a CDS encoding phospholipase A; translated protein: MPLNALSCRFVSLACLSLSCLPSWLHHSITRIVRIRFALFVSIAAWLSLTAPCVHATTSMLAPLREAAFDEPLSITLLYSADDNAPLDLTLPATIRVTLTNGDIAPQPLELTREPDVSDALHLSPGQFRKVRYSAPWPAWARGEVRIDPVGFDASPTLVAINRGPREGKIVQAERAEMQAATPAQTASAAAAVTPASSTEVASPAADALMSAGRAALSRISYYEPMYFAVGHNGDTNARLQLSFKYRLLLPDDLRSKRFLDNLYFAYTQMSIWDLSAESRPFRDTSYMPQLFYYIPDTGLRSEWFTRMGIAAGIGHESNGLAGDDSRSLNTVFVRPTWEFGDLNSSHLEVSPKVYFYLGTSSNPDIADYRGYVDLLIKYGSPDGWQLATTLRKGTKHWYGSVDAQLTYPLAKLLGSSAWGGYLWVGYFNGYGEDLLDYNKRQHWMARIGYSIAR